In Trichoderma asperellum chromosome 1, complete sequence, a single window of DNA contains:
- a CDS encoding uncharacterized protein (EggNog:ENOG41~TransMembrane:2 (o226-245i529-552o)), translated as MCSRGQPCEGCSKRGQAASCRYAPNAIRNKPRTPKVNIQERLDNLESMLSSMVSTTSPAGLGSGNHEQPASSSSTSRVSTSYQKYELSVTSTSNSQEDHVLPPELPHRHETGDGQVSYVDPSHWMAILDEIKEVREHLSAFDRPLLQEEPGHKNHLPEEGVGFLFSTFPVVDIQEVLTSLPPRQTCDALVSQYFNSRFMALGILHPAKFQKEYEKFWEAPVKAPPLWISLLFSILSMSTALRLLASASESNATPVSLQTLRQRAIECLMLGKFATANSYSLEILIIHMQCSFLAHHKLNSDHWFEMGTLIRLAFRMGYHHDPDNLPGISVFDGEMRRRVWHNLVQVDALMSFQMGLPSMIATEFCDTKVPRNLQFSDLEMGMTSLPPGRPLSENTPIRYPIAKAGIMAVFKKIVAHSLSLSLPTYDNTIVLDNELREAYSALPDILKARDVSQSFMDPSSTIFERCTLEMLKLKGLIVLHRRFILSEVDSHRVEHSRRACAEAALDILARQADIHQASQPGGRLYDDRWMISSLTVHDFLLAAMVICLHLSVCLRRTSSSPLAPRKTDGGLAEREYRALEKSQQIWASDSSTSSEARIAALALDLMVQKIAEKDADHVCRNEPPRKDPIPNNPPEDLFPFAGTMSQMIDGTEGLDWGLLDQYFQNQTMDATQSEGFNMDLNGSNWFDLN; from the exons ATGTGCAGCCGAGGCCAGCCCTGCGAAGGGTGCTCCAAGCGAGGCCAGGCAGCGTCATGTCGCTATGCCCCCAACGCCATTCGGAACAAGCCTCGCACGCCCAAGGTGAACATCCAAGAGCGGTTGGATAACTTGGAAAGTATGTTGTCTTCGATGGTGTCGACCACCTCTCCTGCTGGACTTGGATCTGGGAATCATGAGCAGCCAGCGTCCAGCTCCAGTACGAGCAGAGTGTCGACCTCGTATCAGAAGTATGAGCTGTCCGTTACGTCAACAAGTAACAGTCAAGAAGACCATGTTTTACCTCCAGAACTACCGCATCGTCACGAAACTGGTGATGGACAAGTCAGTTACGTTGATCCAAGCCATTGGATGGCAATTCTGGACGAAATCAAGGAAGTTCGAGAGCATCTTTCGGCCTTTGATCGCCCGTTGCTTCAGGAAGAACCGGGCCATAAGAACCATCTCCCGGAAGAAGGAGTTGGGTTTTTGTTCAGTACATTTCCGGTTGTTGATATACAAGAAGTTTTGACCTCTTTGCCACCAAGACAAACGTGCGACGCTCTCGTTTCTCAATATTTCAACTCGAGGTTCATGGCATTAG GTATTTTGCATCCGGCAAAGTTTCAAAAGGAG TATGAAAAGTTCTGGGAAGCTCCGGTAAAGGCACCGCCACTTTGGATTTCGCTGCTGTTCTCTATTTTGAGCATGTCTACAGCACTCCGCCTTCTCGCATCTGCGTCTGAATCAAATGCGACGCCCGTGTCTCTCCAAACGTTGCGACAAAGAGCCATTGAGTGCCTCATGTTGGGAAAGTTTGCTACCGCGAACTCGTATTCTCTAGAAATTCTAATCATCCACATGCAATGTTCCTTCCTGGCGCATCATAAGCTCAACTCTGATCATTGGTTTGAGATGGGTACTTTGATTCGCCTTGCCTTCAGAATGGGCTATCATCACGACCCAGATAACTTACCAGGAATCTCCGTCTTTGATGGAGAGATGCGGCGTCGTGTTTGGCACAACCTGGTCCAGGTAGATGCGCTAATGTCCTTTCAGATGGGACTCCCAAGCATGATTGCGACCGAATTTTGCGACACCAAAGTGCCCAGGAACCTTCAGTTTTCGGATCTCGAGATGGGAATGACCTCGTTGCCTCCAGGGCGACCACTATCTGAGAACACGCCCATCCGATATCCGATTGCAAAAGCCGGGATTATGGCCGTGTTCAAAAAGATTGTTGCGCATTCGCTTTCTCTATCGCTGCCAACCTATGATAACACAATTGTGCTGGATAACGAACTTCGGGAAGCATACAGTGCTCTGCCAGATATCTTGAAAGCAAGAGACGTTAGCCAGTCTTTTATGGATCCGTCGAGCACGATATTTGAGCGATGCACGTTGGAGATGCTCAAACTGAAAGGCTTGATTGTCCTGCATCGACGCTTCATCCTTTCTGAAGTGGACAGCCATAGGGTTGAGCACTCTAGGCGTGCCTGTGCCGAAGCAGCCCTTGATATTCTAGCTCGACAGGCAGATATACACCAGGCGTCGCAACCCGGAGGCCGCCTATATGACGATCGGTGGATGATATCTTCACTTACAGTGCACGATTTCCTTCTAGCCGCGATGGTAATTTGTCTGCATCTTTCGGTTTGCCTCCGACGAACCTCATCAAGCCCTCTTGCACCTCGTAAAACCGATGGAGGTTTGGCCGAGAGAGAGTATCGCGCGCTAGAAAAGTCACAACAAATCTGGGCATCTGATAGCTCGACTTCTTCAGAGGCGCGAATTGCGGCTTTGGCACTCGATCTGATGGTGCAAAAGATTGCCGAGAAGGATGCTGACCATGTTTGTCGAAACGAACCCCCGAGAAAGGATCCGATCCCGAATAATCCTCCTGAAGACCTCTTTCCATTCGCAGGAACAATGTCGCAGATGATTGATGGCACAGAGGGCCTTGACTGG GGTTTGTTGGATCAGTATTTTCAGAACCAAACGATGGACGCGACGCAGTCGGAGGGATTCAACATGGATTTAAATGGTAGCAACTGGTTTGATCTAAACTAA